In the Hordeum vulgare subsp. vulgare chromosome 7H, MorexV3_pseudomolecules_assembly, whole genome shotgun sequence genome, one interval contains:
- the LOC123408825 gene encoding uncharacterized protein At3g17950-like isoform X2, protein MDLDDDMMPYSPSGDSSPSSSDLDTESTGSFFPDRSTTLGTLMGVSAFGGGAAQRRMARAPPGQESERPTRAATEERDGRRAGGWRRRRRRRGGSWWRLCRDDASGPPTRLGEFLDMERQHAGADFLCGGGGGGPQEPEAPTERGRWRLQRAAEGSSSTSSSLARLPVLLTGICSGGAG, encoded by the exons atgGACCTCGACGACGACATGATGCCCTACTCCCCGTCCGGcgactcctcgccgtcctcctccgACCTGGACACCGAG TCGACGGGGTCCTTCTTCCCGGACAGGAGCACGACGCTGGGGACGCTGATGGGCGTGTCGGCGTTCGGGGGCGGCGCTGCGCAGCGGCGGATGGCTCGCGCGCCGCCGGGGCAGGAGAGCGAGAGGCCGACGCGGGCGGCAACGGAGGAGCGAGACGGGCGGCGGGCGGGCGGGTGgcgacggaggaggcggcggcggggcgggagCTGGTGGCGGCTGTGCCGCGACGACGCCAGCGGGCCGCCGACGAGGCTGGGCGAGTTCCTGGACATGGAGCGGCAGCACGCCGGCGCCGACTTcctgtgcggcggcggcggcggcggcccgcAGGAGCCGGAGGCGCCCACG GAGCGCGGGAGGTGGCGGCTGCAGCGGGCCGCGGAAGGGTCGTCGTCCACGTCCTCGTCGCTGGCCAGGCTCCCGGTGCTGCTCACCGGCATCTGCAGCGGCGGCGCGGGGTAG
- the LOC123408825 gene encoding uncharacterized protein At3g17950-like isoform X1 — protein MDLDDDMMPYSPSGDSSPSSSDLDTESTGSFFPDRSTTLGTLMGVSAFGGGAAQRRMARAPPGQESERPTRAATEERDGRRAGGWRRRRRRRGGSWWRLCRDDASGPPTRLGEFLDMERQHAGADFLCGGGGGGPQEPEAPTVVATPLFEDGRVRPPQQRAAPPEERGRWRLQRAAEGSSSTSSSLARLPVLLTGICSGGAG, from the exons atgGACCTCGACGACGACATGATGCCCTACTCCCCGTCCGGcgactcctcgccgtcctcctccgACCTGGACACCGAG TCGACGGGGTCCTTCTTCCCGGACAGGAGCACGACGCTGGGGACGCTGATGGGCGTGTCGGCGTTCGGGGGCGGCGCTGCGCAGCGGCGGATGGCTCGCGCGCCGCCGGGGCAGGAGAGCGAGAGGCCGACGCGGGCGGCAACGGAGGAGCGAGACGGGCGGCGGGCGGGCGGGTGgcgacggaggaggcggcggcggggcgggagCTGGTGGCGGCTGTGCCGCGACGACGCCAGCGGGCCGCCGACGAGGCTGGGCGAGTTCCTGGACATGGAGCGGCAGCACGCCGGCGCCGACTTcctgtgcggcggcggcggcggcggcccgcAGGAGCCGGAGGCGCCCACGGTGGTGGCGACGCCGCTGTTCGAGGACGGGAGGGTGCGCCCGCCGCAGCAGCGCGCCGCCCCGCCGGAGGAGCGCGGGAGGTGGCGGCTGCAGCGGGCCGCGGAAGGGTCGTCGTCCACGTCCTCGTCGCTGGCCAGGCTCCCGGTGCTGCTCACCGGCATCTGCAGCGGCGGCGCGGGGTAG